In a single window of the Metopolophium dirhodum isolate CAU chromosome 2, ASM1992520v1, whole genome shotgun sequence genome:
- the LOC132937876 gene encoding uncharacterized protein LOC132937876 → MNNKVLLAAIFLDPRFKVTLSEIQYDIAISHLISIWVYLKDNKINSKDNHESMEDQIAESDNFEFNQNSDPLEQFLQERESVEVVSCSSQNSTSTVIENLLKTYYLNQKRLSYKINILQFWKSMEDTYPELYILAKIVFAVPSTQVSVERLFSGLKFILSPYRSNITSKNLENQLIVRTNRLFEKKIITKE, encoded by the coding sequence ATGAATAATAAGGTGTTATTGGCAGCAATATTTCTAGATCCCCGTTTCAAGGTAACATTAAGTGAAATACAGTATGATATAGCCATTAGtcatttaatttctatttgggtttatttaaaagataataaaataaactcaaaAGATAATCATGAAAGTATGGAAGACCAAATAGCTGAAAGTGATAATTtcgaatttaatcaaaattctgATCCTCTTGAACAATTTTTGCAAGAAAGAGAAAGCGTCGAAGTAGTATCATGTTCAAGCCAAAATTCTACTTCAacagttattgaaaatttacttaaaacgtattatttaaaccaaaaaaGGTTAAGTTATAAAATCAACATATTACAGTTTTGGAAATCAATGGAAGACACATACCCAGAATTGTATATACTTGCTAAAATAGTGTTTGCTGTGCCTTCCACACAAGTTAGCGTTGAGCGGCTATTTTCAGgacttaagtttattttatcgcCTTACAGGAGTAATATAACGTCCAAAAATTTAGAAAACCAACTAATAGTTCGAACAAATAGATTGTTTGAGaagaaaattataacaaaagagtaa